A single window of Mycobacterium sp. ITM-2016-00318 DNA harbors:
- a CDS encoding adenylate/guanylate cyclase domain-containing protein, translating to MFSETRYAMNGGLRVAYRASPPGARDIVLVPGWFSTCEDTPEQPPLRGWIEAMTSLGRLIFFDQPGTGQSDPVTSGALPTLEQWADSIAAVLDDLGSREAVLLAMSGSAATGALFAATHPSRTTALVVLEGYANPVAERTEGPTPEQILAALVAIWGTGEFQHAMNPDMPWNEEIRAASARYERLAASPGTVALMMPLLAEMDVRALLPAVRVPTLVLHHTDDSLIPPEWGKDLADRIPGAKYVGLPGRNANHFVEPWRASFQEIAEFLTGHQAEVADDRVLATVLFTDIVDSTRRAAEIGDRDWYALLDAHDAVVRSQLARFRGREVNRTGDGFLAMFDGPQRAIRCAMAIRDAVQALGIEVRAGLHTGECEVRGDDIGGIGVHIGARVSALAGASEVLVSSTLRDLVIGSGLEFDERGIYELKGVPGVWKLFAVAS from the coding sequence GTGTTCTCGGAGACGCGCTATGCGATGAATGGCGGTTTGCGTGTCGCCTATCGCGCGTCACCACCTGGTGCTCGCGACATAGTGCTCGTCCCAGGGTGGTTCAGCACCTGTGAGGACACTCCTGAACAGCCGCCCCTTCGAGGGTGGATCGAGGCGATGACATCGCTCGGTCGACTGATTTTCTTCGACCAGCCGGGTACCGGACAGTCTGATCCCGTCACGTCGGGCGCGCTGCCGACGTTGGAGCAGTGGGCCGACAGCATCGCCGCGGTGTTGGACGATCTCGGGAGTCGTGAAGCGGTCCTGCTCGCGATGTCCGGCAGTGCCGCGACAGGTGCGCTGTTCGCGGCAACACATCCATCCCGCACGACCGCGCTGGTCGTGCTGGAGGGTTACGCGAATCCGGTGGCTGAGCGCACCGAGGGACCCACACCCGAGCAGATTTTGGCCGCCCTGGTCGCCATCTGGGGGACGGGCGAGTTCCAGCATGCGATGAATCCCGACATGCCGTGGAACGAGGAGATCCGGGCAGCGTCGGCACGCTATGAACGCCTGGCGGCGAGCCCAGGAACCGTCGCCCTCATGATGCCGCTGCTGGCCGAAATGGACGTGCGGGCATTGCTTCCAGCCGTCCGCGTCCCGACTCTCGTCCTCCACCACACCGACGATTCGCTGATCCCGCCCGAGTGGGGCAAGGACCTCGCTGATCGCATACCGGGCGCGAAATACGTTGGACTCCCAGGGCGCAACGCCAACCACTTCGTCGAACCGTGGCGCGCGTCTTTCCAGGAGATCGCCGAGTTCCTCACCGGACACCAGGCAGAAGTGGCCGATGATCGGGTTCTCGCCACGGTGCTGTTCACCGACATCGTGGACTCGACGCGCCGGGCCGCCGAGATCGGCGACCGTGACTGGTATGCGTTGCTTGATGCGCATGACGCTGTGGTGCGGTCGCAGCTGGCGCGTTTTCGGGGCCGCGAAGTGAACAGGACGGGTGATGGGTTCCTGGCGATGTTCGACGGCCCGCAGCGCGCGATCCGCTGTGCGATGGCGATCCGCGACGCGGTGCAGGCGCTGGGCATCGAGGTGCGTGCCGGTTTGCATACCGGCGAATGCGAGGTGCGCGGTGATGACATCGGCGGGATCGGTGTGCATATCGGTGCGCGGGTGAGTGCATTGGCCGGGGCGAGCGAGGTGTTGGTGTCGAGCACGTTGCGCGATCTGGTGATCGGGTCGGGGCTGGAGTTCGACGAGCGCGGGATTTACGAGCTCAAGGGCGTGCCCGGTGTGTGGAAGCTTTTCGCCGTCGCGTCGTAG
- a CDS encoding adenylate/guanylate cyclase domain-containing protein — translation MLSETRYARNGDLRVAYRASREGPRDIVFVPNWFFCCEVLPELPSVQGWVEAMTSLGRIIFFDHPGSGLSDPVTPGALPTVEQWADSITAVLDDLDSREAVILCSLFNAFAPGALFAATHPSRTTALIALEGYADTTTVERARESVAESAAMWGTGEVEHFLNPDMPWNEEIRAAWARHERMAASPAMVEMMLPLMTDLDVRAVLPTIRVPTLVMQHTDHPVHATWGHTRKYIADHIQGAKYVELPGRNFYHFVEPWRDSFQVIAEFLTGQQPDLADDRVLATVLFTDIVDSTRRASEMGDRDWHALLDAHDAVVRSQLARFRGREVSTSGDGFLAMFDGPQRAIRCAMAIRDAVQALGIEVRAGLHTGECEVRGDDIGGIGVHIGARVSALAGPNEVLVSSTLRDLVIGSGLEFEDRGSHELKGVPGEWRLLAVAS, via the coding sequence ATGCTCTCGGAGACGCGCTACGCGAGAAATGGTGACTTGCGGGTCGCCTATCGGGCTTCGCGTGAAGGTCCTCGCGACATTGTGTTCGTCCCGAACTGGTTCTTCTGCTGCGAGGTCCTTCCAGAACTACCGTCCGTTCAAGGGTGGGTCGAGGCGATGACATCGCTCGGTCGGATCATCTTCTTCGACCATCCGGGCAGCGGACTGTCTGATCCGGTCACGCCGGGTGCTCTGCCCACCGTGGAGCAATGGGCCGACAGCATCACAGCGGTGTTGGACGATCTCGACAGCCGCGAAGCGGTAATACTGTGCAGCCTTTTCAACGCGTTTGCGCCCGGTGCGCTGTTCGCGGCTACACATCCGTCCCGTACGACTGCACTGATTGCGCTGGAAGGCTACGCGGATACAACAACCGTCGAACGCGCCCGCGAAAGCGTTGCTGAGTCGGCAGCCATGTGGGGCACGGGCGAGGTCGAGCATTTCTTAAATCCGGATATGCCGTGGAACGAGGAGATCCGGGCAGCGTGGGCCCGACACGAGCGCATGGCGGCGAGCCCCGCGATGGTGGAGATGATGCTGCCGTTGATGACGGATTTGGATGTGCGGGCGGTTCTTCCGACAATCCGCGTCCCTACCCTGGTCATGCAGCACACCGACCACCCCGTGCACGCGACTTGGGGGCACACACGCAAGTACATCGCCGATCACATACAGGGGGCCAAATACGTTGAGCTCCCCGGACGCAACTTCTACCACTTCGTGGAACCGTGGCGCGATTCGTTCCAGGTGATCGCCGAATTTCTCACCGGCCAGCAGCCCGACCTGGCCGATGACCGTGTTCTCGCCACCGTGTTGTTCACCGATATCGTGGACTCCACGCGCCGCGCCTCAGAGATGGGTGACCGTGACTGGCATGCGTTGCTTGATGCGCACGACGCCGTTGTCCGGTCGCAGCTGGCTCGCTTTCGGGGCCGTGAGGTGAGCACCTCGGGTGACGGCTTCCTTGCGATGTTCGACGGCCCGCAACGAGCGATCCGCTGCGCCATGGCGATCCGCGATGCGGTGCAGGCGCTGGGCATCGAGGTGCGCGCCGGGTTGCACACCGGCGAATGCGAAGTGCGCGGCGATGACATCGGCGGGATCGGCGTGCACATCGGGGCGCGGGTGAGCGCGTTGGCTGGGCCCAATGAGGTGCTGGTGTCGAGCACGCTGCGCGATCTGGTGATCGGGTCGGGGCTGGAGTTCGAAGACCGCGGCTCGCATGAACTAAAAGGCGTGCCGGGTGAATGGCGGCTGTTGGCCGTCGCCTCGTAA
- a CDS encoding adenylate/guanylate cyclase domain-containing protein, with translation MFSETRYAMNGDLRVAYRASPEGERDIVFVPNWFTCCEVLPELPSLQGWIEAMTSLGRLIFLDQPGTGASDPVTPGALPTLEQWTDSITAVLDDLGSAYAVLLAVDGAFATAALFAATHPSRTSALLALEVYANPVGELDPEEAVAAMIAMWGTGEYQHAINPDMPWNEEIRATWARMERMAASPGTAALMMPLLSELDMRAVLPTVRVPTLVVQHSDDPFISPAMGKYVADHISAAKYVELPGRNLYHFVDPWRPAFREISEFLTGHQADVADERVLATVLFTDIVDSTRRASEMGDRDWHALLDAHDAVVRSQLARFRGREVNTSGDGFLAMFDGPQRAIRCAMAIRDAVQALGLQVRAGLHTGECEVRGEDIGGIAVHIGARVSALAGPNDVLVSSTLRDLVIGSGLEFEPRGIHELKGVPGEWSLFAVV, from the coding sequence ATGTTCTCGGAGACGCGCTATGCCATGAACGGGGACTTGCGCGTCGCCTACCGCGCGTCGCCTGAGGGTGAGCGTGACATCGTGTTCGTGCCGAACTGGTTCACGTGCTGTGAGGTCTTACCGGAGCTGCCGTCCCTCCAAGGCTGGATTGAGGCGATGACATCGCTCGGGCGACTGATCTTCTTGGACCAGCCGGGCACGGGGGCATCCGATCCCGTCACGCCGGGGGCGTTGCCGACCTTGGAGCAGTGGACCGACAGCATCACCGCGGTGCTGGACGATCTCGGGAGTGCCTATGCCGTCCTGCTCGCAGTCGACGGTGCGTTCGCAACGGCCGCGCTGTTCGCAGCGACCCACCCATCCAGGACAAGCGCACTGCTCGCTCTCGAGGTCTACGCGAATCCGGTTGGTGAGCTCGATCCCGAGGAAGCCGTCGCTGCCATGATCGCCATGTGGGGGACGGGCGAATACCAGCATGCGATCAATCCGGATATGCCCTGGAACGAGGAGATCCGGGCCACGTGGGCCCGAATGGAACGGATGGCGGCGAGTCCAGGGACTGCAGCTCTCATGATGCCGCTCCTGTCGGAACTGGACATGCGGGCGGTGCTTCCCACAGTTCGAGTGCCAACCCTCGTCGTCCAGCACAGCGACGATCCGTTCATCTCGCCTGCGATGGGCAAGTACGTCGCTGACCACATATCGGCCGCGAAGTACGTGGAGCTCCCGGGGCGAAACCTGTACCACTTCGTCGATCCTTGGCGACCGGCGTTTCGGGAGATCTCGGAGTTCCTCACCGGCCATCAGGCCGACGTGGCCGATGAGCGGGTTCTCGCTACAGTGCTGTTCACCGACATCGTGGACTCCACGCGTCGCGCCTCAGAGATGGGCGACCGTGACTGGCACGCCTTGCTTGATGCCCATGACGCCGTCGTCCGGTCACAGCTGGCCCGGTTTCGCGGCCGCGAGGTGAACACGTCGGGAGATGGGTTTCTTGCGATGTTCGACGGCCCGCAGCGAGCGATCCGATGCGCCATGGCAATTCGCGATGCAGTGCAAGCGTTGGGCTTGCAGGTGAGGGCGGGCCTGCACACCGGTGAGTGCGAGGTGCGCGGCGAGGACATCGGCGGGATAGCCGTGCACATCGGCGCCCGCGTGAGCGCATTGGCCGGGCCGAACGATGTTCTCGTGTCCAGCACGTTGCGCGATCTGGTGATCGGATCGGGACTCGAGTTCGAGCCTCGCGGCATACATGAACTCAAAGGTGTACCGGGTGAATGGAGTCTGTTCGCCGTCGTTTAG
- a CDS encoding SDR family oxidoreductase, protein MLYPKIEVDDAIVVVTGGARGIGKATVDLFAARGATVCAGDLDGASYTVDVTSRNSFAEFVAAVIDRYGRVDVLVNNAGVMPLGDFVSEDDAISRTTLEVNVWGSIHGMRVVLPHMFERGRGHIVNVASMAGKLAVPGMAVYNASKFAAVGLSAAVREEYRDTGVSVTAVLPSAVRTRLTSGVPLGRGVPTVEPESVASAIVRSVANRRAEIAVPRYLAGWDLLRAITPDAVMGLARRTIGDRRALTSVEQDVRGDYDRAIEAQARERR, encoded by the coding sequence ATGCTCTACCCGAAGATCGAGGTTGACGACGCGATCGTGGTGGTCACCGGCGGCGCACGCGGAATCGGCAAGGCGACCGTGGACCTGTTCGCCGCTCGCGGAGCAACGGTGTGTGCAGGTGATCTCGACGGGGCCAGTTACACCGTGGACGTGACATCACGGAACTCCTTCGCAGAGTTCGTCGCGGCGGTGATCGATCGTTACGGCCGTGTCGATGTGCTCGTCAACAACGCCGGAGTCATGCCGCTGGGGGACTTCGTATCCGAAGACGACGCGATCAGCAGGACCACACTCGAAGTGAACGTGTGGGGCTCGATCCACGGCATGCGAGTCGTGTTGCCGCACATGTTCGAACGCGGCCGTGGACACATCGTGAACGTCGCGTCCATGGCGGGAAAGCTCGCCGTCCCCGGCATGGCGGTCTACAACGCCAGCAAGTTCGCCGCTGTCGGACTCTCCGCTGCGGTCCGCGAGGAGTATCGCGATACGGGTGTCAGCGTGACGGCTGTCCTGCCCAGCGCCGTGCGAACCCGGCTCACTTCCGGGGTGCCGCTGGGGCGGGGTGTGCCGACCGTCGAGCCCGAATCGGTGGCGTCGGCGATCGTCCGCAGCGTGGCCAATCGTCGCGCTGAGATCGCCGTGCCCCGTTATCTCGCCGGCTGGGATCTTCTTCGCGCAATCACTCCCGATGCCGTGATGGGATTGGCCCGCAGGACGATTGGCGATCGCCGAGCTCTGACCTCCGTTGAGCAGGATGTCCGCGGCGACTATGACAGGGCGATCGAGGCACAGGCAAGGGAGCGACGATGA
- a CDS encoding adenylate/guanylate cyclase domain-containing protein: MFSETRYAMNGDLRVAYRTTGEGERDIVFVPNWLTNCEILPELPSLRGWVEAMTSLGRLIFFDQPGSGASDLVVPGALPTLEQWADSITAVLDELDSQEAVLLASNGGATTAALFAATHPSRTTALVVLEGYAAPLDVLQPDRHIRDEILPGYVASWGTGQSQYATNPEMPWNDEIRATWARHERLAASPGTVARVLPLVTDVDVRAVLPSIRVPTLVLQHTDSLFRPEWGKYVADHIVGAKYVELPGRNTYHFVEPWRDSFQEIAQFLTGEQPDVADDRVLATMLFTDIVDSTRRAAEMRDRDWHALLDAHDAIVRVQLSRFRGREVNTSGDGFLAMFDGPQRAIRCAMAIREAVQALGIELRAGLHTGEVEVRGDDIGGIGVHIGARVSALAGPNEVLVSSTLRDLVIGSGLEFEERGAHQLKGVPGEWHLFAVASA; encoded by the coding sequence ATGTTCTCGGAGACGCGCTATGCGATGAACGGGGACTTGCGCGTCGCCTACCGCACCACTGGTGAAGGTGAGCGCGACATCGTGTTCGTCCCGAATTGGCTCACAAACTGTGAGATCTTGCCCGAGCTACCGTCCCTGCGGGGGTGGGTCGAGGCGATGACATCGCTAGGTCGGCTGATCTTCTTCGACCAGCCGGGCTCGGGCGCGTCCGATCTCGTTGTGCCTGGTGCGCTGCCGACACTGGAGCAATGGGCCGACAGCATCACCGCAGTGCTTGACGAACTCGACAGTCAGGAAGCGGTACTCCTGGCGAGCAACGGCGGGGCGACAACAGCGGCGCTGTTCGCAGCCACACATCCATCTCGCACAACCGCCCTGGTCGTCCTCGAGGGCTACGCGGCTCCGCTGGACGTGCTCCAGCCCGATAGGCACATCCGTGACGAGATCTTGCCCGGCTACGTCGCGTCTTGGGGCACCGGTCAGTCGCAATATGCGACTAATCCGGAAATGCCATGGAACGACGAGATTCGGGCAACATGGGCGCGCCACGAACGCCTGGCGGCAAGTCCAGGGACCGTTGCTCGCGTGCTGCCGCTCGTGACCGACGTTGACGTGCGGGCCGTGCTTCCGTCGATTCGTGTGCCAACGCTCGTCCTTCAACACACCGACTCGTTGTTTCGGCCCGAGTGGGGTAAGTACGTCGCTGATCACATAGTGGGCGCGAAATACGTTGAGCTGCCTGGTCGCAATACCTACCACTTCGTTGAACCGTGGCGAGATTCCTTCCAAGAGATCGCCCAATTCCTTACTGGCGAGCAGCCCGACGTTGCCGACGACCGTGTTCTGGCCACCATGCTGTTCACCGACATCGTGGACTCGACGCGCCGGGCCGCCGAGATGCGCGACCGCGATTGGCATGCGTTGCTCGATGCACACGACGCCATCGTCCGTGTACAACTCAGTCGATTTCGAGGCCGTGAGGTGAACACGTCAGGTGATGGTTTCCTTGCGATGTTCGACGGCCCGCAGCGGGCGATCCGCTGCGCGATGGCAATCCGCGAGGCGGTGCAAGCGCTCGGCATCGAGCTGCGTGCCGGGCTGCACACCGGCGAGGTCGAGGTGCGCGGCGATGACATCGGCGGGATCGGCGTGCACATCGGGGCGCGGGTGAGCGCACTGGCCGGGCCGAACGAGGTGCTGGTGTCCAGCACGCTGCGCGACCTCGTCATCGGGTCGGGACTGGAGTTCGAGGAGCGCGGCGCACACCAGCTCAAGGGCGTACCCGGCGAGTGGCATCTGTTCGCGGTTGCGTCTGCCTAG
- a CDS encoding NAD(P)/FAD-dependent oxidoreductase has protein sequence MTRQPRVVIIGAGMAGIATAVTLARAGFNDFTILEKGNDVGGVWHWNHYPGLTCDVPSQLYQFSFAPKPDWSGVFAPGDEIQRYLRKVVEEFGLEDRLRLRSEVVSAVFSGASWEVVTADGRKREADFVIAATGVLHHPFTPDIPGLDSFDGDVMHTAQWDDTVATSGRRIAVIGNGSTGVQIISALHRVAAHITHFVRTPQWVIWAPIGLAQPNLLSRALRKLPLANQRLHSGLLWSSGILADVATKPSWRRRLLQNYARWCLRLQIRDDALRQRLTPDYQPLCKRQVVSDTYYRAIQSPNAELVTSAIDRITPRGIETTDGREIEVDLLILATGFHTHNYMRPMNIRGRDGLTINDAWSKGPRAYRMTAISGFPNFFTVLGPNSPTGSIPLHFSAELTAKYIVEWLRRFRAGEFTTVEVTEQATTKFNDDVAAALGPTVWNTGCNSWYLTDEGNIDLWPYDRKTMTAMLSRPEDRDFHIA, from the coding sequence ATGACACGGCAACCCAGGGTCGTGATCATCGGTGCGGGTATGGCAGGGATCGCGACGGCGGTCACGCTGGCGCGCGCGGGGTTCAACGACTTCACCATCCTCGAAAAAGGCAACGATGTCGGCGGCGTCTGGCATTGGAACCACTACCCCGGCCTGACGTGTGACGTGCCGTCGCAGCTGTACCAGTTCTCCTTTGCGCCGAAACCCGACTGGAGCGGGGTGTTCGCGCCGGGTGACGAGATCCAGCGCTATCTGCGGAAGGTCGTCGAGGAGTTCGGTCTCGAAGATCGGCTGCGTCTGCGATCCGAAGTCGTGTCGGCCGTCTTCAGCGGTGCTAGTTGGGAGGTGGTCACCGCCGACGGCAGGAAGCGAGAAGCAGACTTCGTGATCGCCGCGACGGGCGTGTTGCATCACCCGTTCACGCCAGACATACCGGGTCTCGACAGCTTCGACGGTGACGTCATGCACACCGCGCAATGGGATGACACTGTCGCCACATCCGGCCGCAGGATCGCCGTAATCGGTAACGGTTCCACCGGCGTGCAGATCATTTCGGCGTTGCACCGCGTCGCCGCACACATCACGCATTTCGTCCGAACCCCGCAGTGGGTGATCTGGGCGCCGATAGGGCTGGCACAGCCAAATCTGCTGAGTCGGGCGCTCCGAAAACTGCCGTTGGCTAATCAGCGCCTGCACAGCGGACTGCTCTGGAGCTCAGGCATTCTGGCGGATGTCGCCACGAAGCCGTCATGGCGCAGACGACTGCTTCAGAACTACGCTCGCTGGTGTCTGCGTCTGCAAATCCGCGATGACGCACTGCGGCAGCGCCTTACGCCTGATTACCAGCCGCTGTGCAAGCGCCAGGTCGTCTCGGACACCTATTACCGGGCTATCCAGTCGCCTAACGCAGAATTAGTGACGTCTGCGATCGATAGGATCACCCCGCGCGGCATCGAGACCACCGACGGCCGCGAGATCGAGGTGGATCTGCTGATCCTGGCGACCGGTTTTCATACACACAACTACATGCGGCCGATGAACATCCGCGGCCGGGACGGACTGACCATCAACGACGCCTGGTCGAAAGGACCGCGCGCATACCGGATGACCGCGATATCGGGTTTTCCGAACTTCTTCACGGTGCTGGGCCCCAACTCCCCGACCGGATCCATTCCGCTGCACTTCTCCGCCGAGTTGACCGCGAAGTACATCGTCGAATGGTTACGTCGTTTCAGGGCAGGCGAATTCACCACCGTCGAGGTGACAGAACAGGCGACCACGAAGTTCAACGACGATGTCGCCGCCGCGCTCGGGCCGACGGTGTGGAACACCGGATGCAACTCCTGGTACCTGACCGATGAGGGCAACATCGACCTCTGGCCGTATGACCGCAAGACGATGACCGCCATGCTTTCGCGACCTGAAGATCGCGACTTCCACATCGCCTAG